CGTTGCCGCCATCGTAGCGACCGTCGCGAAGTGTGGCGACTACGGCCTCCGGAACTGGCGCCGGCTGTAGGCCCGTTTCGGCCTCGGTAATCACATCGAGGGCGTTGCGGATGAGCGGAGCGAGACGATTCAGCTGGGAGAGGCGCCGCTGCTCCTCCTCTGTGAGTGATCGTCCTGTGACTGCAAGGCGATTGCGTTCCTGCTCCATGGGGGTGAGGACAGCGGTCAGTTCTGAATGAACATCGTGACCATTTGTTGTTACCGGCATTGGTGCTCCTAGAGGGCCTCGCTCAATAAGAGTTGGCCGCGACAGATGAGAGCATGGGATTGAGGGCGCACGAATCGTCCCGGAGCACGATGAGACGGTTCTGTCCGTGCGGTTTCCCTGAAACGCCGCACAGAATGAGGAAGATCGCCCGTTAATGCAGGAGGGGTCCTCTTTCACAGAGAAAAACGGGAATGGTCTTGTTGCCTCGCTTTGCGGAGGTGCCCCATTTCGCGTGGCACCACACTTCGTGATGACCCGTCAGGCGAATCGTTCTAATGGCAATCTATGGATTCAGGGGTGTTGGCATTGAATAGGGTGTTGCCAATGTGTTTCTGAGCGTTTGATTGCAACCGCTGGTGCGCATTGGTGTGCTACCGCTCCGATGCCGAGTGTTCTCCAGCAGTGTCGTTCGGAGGTGCATCAGCGTGCGCATGAAATGAAAAAGGCCCGGAGTGCCAAGAGTAACCTCTCGGCTCCGGGCCCTTCGTCATCGTAGGAGAAGTCGATGTCGCTTGTGCTGCGTCAGGCCGTGGCGGAGCGCACCGCCGCGAGCAGCTCGCCAGAGTCGACGAGCTGGCTCACCGCCTCGATGTCCCGGTGCAGCTCGCGGTCCTTGTCCATGTGGGGGACCTTCGAGCGCACCAGCTCGTACGCCGCGAGGGCGCCCTTGCCGGGCTTCAGCGGCAGGCGGAAGTCCAGGGCCTGCGCCGCCACCAGGATTTCAATCGCGAGGCACGAACGGGCGAAGTCGCTGACCTGACGGCCCTTGAGCGCCGCCGTCATGCCCATGGACACGTGGTCCTCTCGGCCCGCGGATGACGGAATCGAATCCACGGACGCGGGGTGGCTCAGCACGCGGGACTCGGCCACCAGCGCGGCGCTGGTCACCTGCGCGATCATGAAGCCGGAGTTCAACCCGGAGTTCTTCGCCAGGAACGCCGGCAGGTTGGACAGCGACGGGTTCACGAGCTGCTCCACGCGCCGCTCGCTGATGGACGACAGTTGCGTCAGCGCCATCGCCACCACGTCCATGGCCAGGGAGATGGGCTGGCCGTGGAAGTTGCCGCCCGACACGATGCGCTCCGTGTCCGCGAACACGAGCGGGTTGTCCGTCGCGCTGTTGACCTCCACCTCCAGGATGCGCCGGGAGAACGCGATGCCCTCGCGCGCCGCGCCGTGCACCTGCGGCATGCAGCGCAGGGAGTAGGGGTCCTGCACCTTGCTGCAGTTGACGTGCGACTCCACCAGCTCGCTGTCCACCAGGATGCGCCGCAGGTGCGCCGCGACGTCCTTCTGGCCCGGGTGCGCGCGGACGTCGTGAATCTCAGGAATGAAGGGCTTGTGGCTTCCCAGCAGCCCCTCCAGCGTCATGGCGCCCGCGACGTCGGCGATGTCCGCCAGGGACTCCGCGCGAAGCTGGAGCAGGGTGCCCACCGCGCACATGGCCTGTGTGCCGTTCACCAGGGCGAGGCCCTCCTTGGCCTCCA
This portion of the Myxococcus xanthus genome encodes:
- the hutH gene encoding histidine ammonia-lyase, translating into MSRPRILIDGDTLKLEEILQVARNEATVELSPDAATRVRASRALVDRVAAGDTPAYGINTGFGTLAEVRIDKKDLRDLQRNLILSHACGVGTPLPLPEARALLLLRCNVLAKGYSGIRMETLALALDMLNRDVVPVVPERGSVGASGDLAPLAHLALVFIGEGEAFYQGQRMPAKQALERAGLQPVVLEAKEGLALVNGTQAMCAVGTLLQLRAESLADIADVAGAMTLEGLLGSHKPFIPEIHDVRAHPGQKDVAAHLRRILVDSELVESHVNCSKVQDPYSLRCMPQVHGAAREGIAFSRRILEVEVNSATDNPLVFADTERIVSGGNFHGQPISLAMDVVAMALTQLSSISERRVEQLVNPSLSNLPAFLAKNSGLNSGFMIAQVTSAALVAESRVLSHPASVDSIPSSAGREDHVSMGMTAALKGRQVSDFARSCLAIEILVAAQALDFRLPLKPGKGALAAYELVRSKVPHMDKDRELHRDIEAVSQLVDSGELLAAVRSATA